AGGTACACCCAGGCAATACGGCATTCCCCATAGCATGAAGCAGGTCATTACGACCGAAAAAACAACCGCTCTCTTCTTTAATTCCCTAAACCTGTCTTTCCCTGAACGGGCAACAAGCTTCCGATCGGGAGACATCAACAGTAATCCCTTCTTGACCAGAAGAAGGGTCAAGATCGAACATGGTATGAACCAGACGAGCAGATTGACCAGCTGGACCGCTGTATCATGGAGGAATAAATAGTAAAGATTCCCTAATACATAGACCCAGAAACAAAACATAAACGCCCTGCTGAGATACGTCTGCCGCAACTGTACCATACACTCGTCGGACTTTTCCGTAAAAACAGCTCTGTTCCTCACATAGTGCACCAAAAGGTACACAACCGACAACAGGGATACCAATTCCAAATAGTAAATGTTTACCTCACGGGAAATGAACAGGAATTTGACGACTCCGCCGAGAATGATCATCGCGAGCATCAAAGGATACCACCTTGCCAACAGCTGATGAGACAATTTGACAAGACGTTCGTCTGTAGCCGTTACTTTTTTCATACTCTGACAATGTAATATAAATATTCCATTTTGCAATATATATTTTGCATTTTAGTCCATTCCTTCCAAAAATTGACACATTCGATGTCCTACTTTTCTCCCGATTGCAGTCTGCCTCCTTGACTTGCCAAGCCGGGAGTCGTTAGGTTACGGACAATAACTCATGAGATACCTTCCTGTAACTCCAATCCTTGTGGCGGCCGTATCCCTCGTTAGCACGGGAGCACTCCACGCCGATGAACAACATGCAGATGCTTCCGCCACGGAAGCAACGGCACTCAAGCAGGCAAACGAAACCAATACCCTCCAACAGGATCCCAGAATCGTCTCCGGCGTCCTGCCGAACGGATTGGAATATTTCATCCGACCCAATCTGGAGCCCAAGGGTCGCATGAGTCTCAAGCTCCGCGTCAACACGGGATCCCTGAATGAAGTCGAAGAAAACCGGGGGATCTCCCACTTCCTGGAACACATGGTGTTCAACGGAAGCAACCACTTCAAACGCGGGGAAATCATGGAAGTCATGCAGCGCCACGGACTCGGTCTGGGAGGCGATGCCAATGCCTACACATCCTTCGACGAAACAGTTTACATGCTGGAATTGCCCAGCCTCAAGCCCGACACGGTCGATCTCGCCTTCACCATTCTGCGCGACTTCGCCGACGGAGCCCATCTGGACGAAAGCGCCATCAACTCCGAGCGCGGCATCATTACCAGCGAATACCGCGTCCGCGACTCCGCCCAGCAGCGCATGATGCAGGAAGCCCTCGGATTCCTCCTCGACGGTACCATTGTTGCAGAACGCATGCCGATCGGCACGCTGGATTTCATCAACAAGGGACCTCGCTCTCTCTTCCTTGACTACTACAAGACCCACTACACTCCGGATAACATGCAGCTTGTCATCGTCGGAGACATCACTCCCGAACAAGGCAAGGAGTGGGTGGAAAAATACTTCTCTTCCATGACAAAAACTCCGGAAGGTCCCGCCAAGGGAGACTGGGGACGCATCAAACCCTACAAGGGTGTCGCCGCTAAATGGATTTCCAACAAGGACGCTTCCGGTACGGAAGTCTCCCTCGTAAACGCCAAGGCACATGCAACGGAAGCGGATACGGTCGAAAAACGTATCAAGGATCTCACGGATAACGCCGCCATGGCCATGCTTAACCGCCGCCTTGCCGAACTGACGAAGAAAGAAGACTGCCCCTTCATCAAAGCCGGCATGGGCAAGGACACCATGTTCCAGCTTGCGGATCTCTCCACATTGACAGCCAACACAACGCCCGACAAATGGGGACAAACCCTTTCCGTCCTCGAACAGGAACTCCGCCGCGCCCAGCAGTACGGCTTCTCTAAGAATGAAGTTGAAGATATCATCAAGGATATGGTCAACGACGCCCAAGTCGCCGTTCAATCCTGGGAAACAAACAAATCGGCAGACCTGAGTGGCAGCATTGCTCAAAGCATCGCCCAGCAGGAAGTTTTCACCGATCCCCGCGAAGACATGCGAGTCCTCCAAAAGGCCATTGCAGACAAGGCTATCACACCGGAAAACTGCCAGAAAGCCCTCCAAAAGATCCTCGACTTGAAAAACATCAAGATCACGGTCTCCGGCAAGGAAGCCAACCCGAATGGAGACAAGGACATCGTCAAGGCCTTTGAAGCCTCCTCGTCCGTCCCGGTAGAAGCCCGGGCGGAAGAAGCCCGTACCCCCTTTGCCTACGACCATATCGGAGAACCCGGTAAAGTCGTATCCAGCAAGGAAGACCCCAGGACGGGAGCCCGCCAGATCGTTCTTTCCAACGGCATCCGGGTCAACCTCAAACCCACGGAATTCGACAAGGACATTATCCGCGTCCAGGCTGAAATCGACGGCGGTTCCGTCACCATGCCCAAGGGAAGCGAAGCTCTCTCCATCCTTGCCCCCGTCATCGTCAATAACGGAGGTCTGGAAGCTCACTCCATTGATGACCTGGCACGACTCATGGCCGGCCATGCCGTGAAATCCGGTTTCTCCATCAGCGATGAACGATTCAACGTCAGCGGAGAAACAACTCCCAAGGATCTTGAGCTGGAACTAAAGCTCATTGCCGCTCAACTCATGCACTCCGGGTACCGTCCGGAAGCCGAAATCACCTTCCGCCGATCTATCCCCCTGCTCTATGACATGCTGGGCAAAAAGCCCGAAGGCCTCCTCCAGAAAGAAGGCATGGAATTCCTCTATAACAATAACGGCAAATTCCATTTCCCGGAACGCCGGGAATTGGAAAAACTGACAACCGCAGACGTCAAAAACTGGATTGATCCCGCCCTGAAAAACAACTATATGGAGGTATCGCTCGTCGGAGATTTCAAGCCAGATGACGTCATCCCCATTCTGGAACGCACCATCGGAGCTCTTCCAAAAAGGCAGGATGCCCCCGCAGCTCTGAACCAGGATTCCCTCAAAGTCTCCTTTGCAGATTCCGGCAGTGCCAAGGACATCTCCTATCCAAGTTCAATTGACCGGACTCTCGTCTGCACCGTCTGGCCGACGAGCGACGGCAAGGATGCCCAGAAAGCACGTGAATTGAAGTTGATGAAGGACATCCTGCGGGAACGCCTCTTCAAAGGTATTCGTGAAAAAATGGGAGAAGCCTATTCACCCTTCGTCCTTGATGAAGCCAGTCTCACCTATCCGGACAACGGGTACATGATGTCCGTCGCCCCCGGCGTCCTTGCCAATAAGGATAAAGTGGCCAAGGCCGTCATGGAAATTACCGGAGATCTCGCCAAGGGAACTATCACTGAAGACGAATTCAGCCGAGCCTTGAAGCCTCTAATCAACCGAGTGGAACGTGCCTTGCGCGACAATGGGTTCTGGCTGTCTGCCATTTCCAAGTCCCAGTCCAAACCGGAAAGCGTCGACCGCGCCGTAGACGCCCTCAAGGGGTACAAGGCCATCACGGTGGATGATATGAACAAACTCGCCAAGGAAATCTTCAAACCCGGCCGCGAAATCTCCATCAACATCATCCCTGACATTCAGGAACCTGCCAAAACCGGAGACGGCGAGAAAAAAAAAAGTGATCAAGCCGTAGCTCCGTCCGCAGCCATTTCTGTCCTGGCTCGCCCGGCAAAACAAGTGGTAAAAAAAACAGGAAATAATTCCCCGTACATCGTCCTCGTCTCCGAAGAGACGAAGGCGATGCCAGAATGGATGGCTGTCGCCGAAGCCCTGAAGGCCAAACACAATGCCAAAATCCTCACCTATAAAGGAACGCCTGACTCAGCCCTGCCAGCCTTGAAGAAAGAAGAGGTCCGTTACATGGCTCTCGTCGCCCCTCCCGAACAAATCGACCGCAACCTCGTCAACAAACTTCACCGCCTTACCCGCAAAATTGACGACGATCCCTACGGCGACTGCATTTGGGGCATCATTACCGGCTTTACCCCGGACGATGCCATGCGTATCGCCAAAGCAAGCGAACCTCTGACGATCACTCGTGCCCAAGGTACGACCAATGTCGATGCTTCCCGCTTCACCGACAGCATGTGCATCACCGACTGGGGTCCCTACGAATTCGTAGAACAGCACGGACACCAGGAAGCAAAAGTACAACCCTTTCCGGAAAGCGACAAGGGAGTCGTTCCCAAGTTCGCCGAATTCTGGGAAAAGTCCCATCCGGAACTCGTCGTCACCTCCTCCCACGCCACCCAGTACAATCTGGAAATGCCCTTCGGAAAGGGATTGATCGTTTCCTACGACAATAAATTCCACCTGATGGGCATCAACCAGAAGAAAGAATATGCCTCTTTCCTCAAAGGAGTCCTTTTCGACGGCAAGGAAGAAGAGCTCGCCTCTTACATCCAGCAGCAAAAACCGCCCGTTCTCGCCCATGATGCCACACCCAAGGTATGGATTGCAGCCGGCAACTGCCTCTTCGGCGATACTAAAAAGACTCGCAACTCA
This is a stretch of genomic DNA from Akkermansia sp. N21116. It encodes these proteins:
- a CDS encoding M16 family metallopeptidase, which produces MRYLPVTPILVAAVSLVSTGALHADEQHADASATEATALKQANETNTLQQDPRIVSGVLPNGLEYFIRPNLEPKGRMSLKLRVNTGSLNEVEENRGISHFLEHMVFNGSNHFKRGEIMEVMQRHGLGLGGDANAYTSFDETVYMLELPSLKPDTVDLAFTILRDFADGAHLDESAINSERGIITSEYRVRDSAQQRMMQEALGFLLDGTIVAERMPIGTLDFINKGPRSLFLDYYKTHYTPDNMQLVIVGDITPEQGKEWVEKYFSSMTKTPEGPAKGDWGRIKPYKGVAAKWISNKDASGTEVSLVNAKAHATEADTVEKRIKDLTDNAAMAMLNRRLAELTKKEDCPFIKAGMGKDTMFQLADLSTLTANTTPDKWGQTLSVLEQELRRAQQYGFSKNEVEDIIKDMVNDAQVAVQSWETNKSADLSGSIAQSIAQQEVFTDPREDMRVLQKAIADKAITPENCQKALQKILDLKNIKITVSGKEANPNGDKDIVKAFEASSSVPVEARAEEARTPFAYDHIGEPGKVVSSKEDPRTGARQIVLSNGIRVNLKPTEFDKDIIRVQAEIDGGSVTMPKGSEALSILAPVIVNNGGLEAHSIDDLARLMAGHAVKSGFSISDERFNVSGETTPKDLELELKLIAAQLMHSGYRPEAEITFRRSIPLLYDMLGKKPEGLLQKEGMEFLYNNNGKFHFPERRELEKLTTADVKNWIDPALKNNYMEVSLVGDFKPDDVIPILERTIGALPKRQDAPAALNQDSLKVSFADSGSAKDISYPSSIDRTLVCTVWPTSDGKDAQKARELKLMKDILRERLFKGIREKMGEAYSPFVLDEASLTYPDNGYMMSVAPGVLANKDKVAKAVMEITGDLAKGTITEDEFSRALKPLINRVERALRDNGFWLSAISKSQSKPESVDRAVDALKGYKAITVDDMNKLAKEIFKPGREISINIIPDIQEPAKTGDGEKKKSDQAVAPSAAISVLARPAKQVVKKTGNNSPYIVLVSEETKAMPEWMAVAEALKAKHNAKILTYKGTPDSALPALKKEEVRYMALVAPPEQIDRNLVNKLHRLTRKIDDDPYGDCIWGIITGFTPDDAMRIAKASEPLTITRAQGTTNVDASRFTDSMCITDWGPYEFVEQHGHQEAKVQPFPESDKGVVPKFAEFWEKSHPELVVTSSHATQYNLEMPFGKGLIVSYDNKFHLMGINQKKEYASFLKGVLFDGKEEELASYIQQQKPPVLAHDATPKVWIAAGNCLFGDTKKTRNSMAVTALSGYGCNQLVGYTVPSWYGKGGWGTLSLIFNNHDKSSFSEAWYLNNQFILDETLRKYPALINVDFNASSINAIKEEDPGFMEAMTKANCGLGQEQMGLVHDRDVVAFYGDPVWVARLDESHTKSPWSVTWNDAEDPAKGLTVTANADYNGRFAVWFPKRLQVKKADITIDGKKQPLTEVGTLTNDFILIPDLKLGRKQQAEITF